aaatggggtgttacacgtCAATAgatttgtgctcaattgactaaataataaatcgtgtgatctcaaatgaggactaagTCTTTGATCATAATCTAGCATTGCAAAATgctaaagtaattaatttaacaTGATCATTGAATTCTGGAtgaaagttggtaaatgtttaatgaggattgataccaATAATCTGAAAATTGTCATGTATTTGCTTCGTTTCTATTGTTTAAATTCTAAAAGCATGCCACAATAGTTTAGTTCTGATCCtgaatcaaatgattaaattaatatgattaatacaaatCACAAAAATATGTGTTATTTTATAATCTCTgctattttgatgaatgataataccTGTGCTTATCCAATGAAAATttaattcttgataatttaaatgCTTAATGAATTAGATGTTAAAGTTGCATGTGTAAACTGCGAATACTACAAAATTTGAAGCTCTTACATTACATGATTGATTTGGTATTGTTCTTCATGAGAAATTTACACTTGTACATCGTTTGAATTTCATATTTGCATGTTATAtatgaaaaattaaaaaaatatttgcATTTGTGTTTAATTGCATTTTCGTCACAGTTCTATAGCATTACAACTCAATTCTTAATGTCTGATGTGAAGGGAACCTTGAAATCCAGTATTTCAAAGTTTAAAATGTGTAATAGAACAAAATGTGTTGACCTTAGGGGGAGAGATCAGCCCCAGCGGGAGTATAAGTGAAAGGGTTagtgaaatttgaaatcaaaaatTTTAAGTTTTGAAACCCTAGACACAGTCGATCGAGTGAGATGACACACTCGATCGAGTGTCAAGTCACTTGACCGACCGTGTAGTGAAATAAAAGGGGTTGGTATGTAAACACACTCGGCCAAGTGAGTCACACCAACGACCGAGTGAGTGACACACTCAACCGAGTGTGTCCTGGAACTATAAAAGGGTATGATAGTCAGACGGTTTAAACACTTGTGTAAATTTGGGCAATTTTTACATTCATTTTCGATTTCAAAGAAaagaattttgattttgattttagatACAACTTGTCCTTGTGATTCCAGTGCCACAAACTAGGTATATTAACTCGATCTAAATCACAAGTTATGACAAATTTTATGTCCGAGTTTTAGGGTTTAAATCGAAGCTGTTTTGGTTGTTATCTGTTTAAATTATTCATGTATGTATGTTAATCAGCACCCGCTGACTTTGTTTCAGCTAGTTTTCAAACCAAAACAACAAAATCAATCGATTTGGAAAATTTGGCGAATTCAGATTTGAAGAACACCCACGACCGAGTGTGTTGACAAACTCGACCGAGTGAGTCAACGAGTGTCTCTCACGACCAAGTGTCTTTGGAAGATAAGAGGTTTTGTGGTTTGACACACATGATCGTGTGTGTTTGGTTTTCAAGTTTATTAAGTTTTGTGATTTATATCCAGTATTGTTCGACTGTTTTTGATCTCATGACAAATTATTCTAAAAGGGTTTGGTGTATATTGTTTAGTATGTTAGGTGGATCATTCATCGGAAATTGGATTTTCGGTATTAACCGTAGGAGGGTATTGGCTAGACTTCGACCAATTCAATTTGAATCAAAGGTCATAACGACTCATACCACGTATGATCTTTGGAAAGGCCTTGAAAGTTTAGTTTTTCTTGATATAGGAGACTATTATTGTCCCAAGTTAGTTCGGGAATTTTACACCAGTATTGCACTGGAGGACGGTAAGAAGAAGTACGTTCATGCTAGTTTCTTTGGACAACATTTTAGGTGGACCATGGATGAGTTCTCGGATCTATTACAAGTTCTTTACTGGAGAATCAAACTCTTCTGTCCTAGTAAAGACCTGAGAAAAGTTCCTAGCAAGTTTAGTGCAGTAGGATTGGTGACTCAGCTTTTTAAACCTGAGTATGCGATGAGTGAAGGTAGGATTGAGATAAGGGATAATGACATCTGTGATGATCTGGCACCTCACCCGAGGATTATCAAGAGAAATGTAACATTTAGAGAGGTCGGTGATGTTGTACTAAGTTTTACTGAAGCCATTCTCCTGTATTGTCTTACAAAACACATAAAGGTGAATATGGGTCATATCCTAATTCATATAATGAAGGATATTCTGGAATCAGATAGTCCATTCCCTTATACTGTCTTATTACACCATCTGTTTGAGGAGCAGGAGTTAATCCAAGACGGTTATACCTTAAAACCTGTGCCAGAAGATTCTATTGTTGGATGATTTGTCAGCCAATATTTGGTTGAATGAGATTGTATCTAAAATTTCTCTCGTGATACTAATTTGTATGTGTAATAATCTAACTATGATCACTTAACTATGCAATCATGTGTTTATGTTATTCCTAATATCTTGTATTGTGTgattgtttagtttaaatatctTGACAATGATGCGAGTGTTTATCTTAATGTTGATACCCCATGATACATGGTGGTAATACTTAATGTTTTGTTTTTGAGTGTTTTACAGCTTCATAAGATGTCTCAAGAACAACATCATTCATCTAAGGACACCATCGCGATTCCTCTTTCTTCTAGGCTGCCAGGGTTAACTACAAGTTCGAAAACGAATATTTTAGCGTGTGTTGATGAAATTGGCCATGGGCCCAAAAGAAATTTGTCGAGATCATTATGTTCTCGAAAAGATCGAGGATTTTCCATGCTATTAATGTTTAATGCACGCCGTATTATTCTCATAAACAAGCATTTTGGGATGCAGCTAGTATTGTAATTGAAGAGGGAAAGAAAGTGATTATTAGTTCGGTTAATGGAACCGTTGTTTGTATCTCAGCTCAAACAATCAGGGAAGATATCGGTTTTTCCGACACTGATTTGATGCCTTCTTCAATACCGACTTGAAAGTTAGAAGGTATGATATcgtccaaaaagtcacgtttttacccccgatattgggccctaaaatccataaagttccaaaattCATCGCAAAAGtaatcgctttgtcggttgattttgtagattaagtaattatgaaggagatgcaaaaagaatcaattaaaacggagctaaaaggaagaatctagagcgaaaatggtgaaagacaagaaatcaagttacaatcaCTACAAGAAAACTGTTATCTTAGGACCCCTCATCTGGGACCCCGCAGAAAAAGCGTCCTAAGAAACCATAATTTGGGATGGGGCAATTCTGGGGGTCCCATTAGATATATGCAAAAGTAGTGGTGTCCTAAAACATGTTACGCTTATAAAGTGGGGTCCTAAAAAGTTATAGAATGAGACATATGAATTTTGGGTCATATTATTAGATACACTCATAATCTTGGTTCTAAAAAGTTTTTTAATATGACACATTATTTGTTGGGGTCCTATTATTCAAATGTTTTATAGGACACTTAGAAGGTGAGTCACACTATGATATGATTGTATAAACTGGTGTAATAAAATCTATATTATAGGACACATAATTTTTTGGTCATATTATCATAGGACACTTGAGTCATTTATTTGATACAGATGTTCATAATAATAGGACGCTCGGGTATTTAAGatcctaattatcataggacccttaaattatggttgcataaaaatagacttattaggacattatcttgttggcgtCTCATAATaagtgaccaacaagataataaggttatAACAATACcacgcttgggtatttaaggtaCTAATGATCATAGGACCCTTAATATGTGGTTGAATAAAAACTGACTtcttaggacattatcttgttggtgtcgcataataagtgaccaacaagatataaggtcataagactaggacgcttgggtatttaagaTCCTAATTAtgataggacccttaaattgtggttgcataaaaatcGACTTATTatgacattatcttgttggtgtctcataatgagtaaCCAACAAGATATAAGGTCATAACAATACGACGCTTGGGTTATTAAGCTCTTAATTATCAcaggacccttaaattgtggttgcataaaaatggacttattaggacattatcttgttggtgtctcataatgagtgtCAAACAAGATAACAAGGTCAtaaaaataggacgcttgggtatctAAAGTCGTAACTATCATAGGACACTTAAATTGTGGTTGAGAAAAAAGGACGTATTAGGaaattatcttgttggtgtctcataacgAGTGactaacaagataataaggtcataaaaATAGGACGCTTGAGTATTTAAGGTCTAAATTGTCATAGaacccttaaattgtggttgtgAACAAATGGAGTTATTATGACATTAtcgtgttggtgtctcataatgagtgaccaacaagataataaggtcataaaaatagaacgcttgggtatttaaggtcccAATTAGCATAtgacccttaaattgtggttgcgaaAATATGCACTTATGATATTTACTATTTAAGTCGTATTATTTCACTTTTGTTAAAAAAATGATTCAACTTATTTAATTAAACTTCCATTCAATATCTAAAAGCATAGATAGTCTAGTCGTTTACGTGTGACCTTTTCAACTGATTTACCTGGGTTTAAATCCCTTTTTTGTTATTTTTGtttcaaaaattaaaaatgttCGTATAACAGATCGGACTTTCAGCTGGGAACCGTGGTTTGgccatatttaatgaattaattatttatttgtttGGCCCAAACAACATGGACCAAAAACATGATCATCGATCAATAGTTAAAGCAATTGTTATCTTTTTTTATTTACTCAGTACTTTTCAAACCTAGCTAACTCAAGTCTCAACACGAATCCATTGCCAGGAAGAAAATATTATGATTGTGGGTATCGAGTATATCATATATGATGGACTTGCGTGGACTCGAGCAAATCCAGGAAGAAGATTCATCGGGTGTCCAGTATTTGTAAGTGCTCAATTTGCCCTAATTCTAAGTTTTTAATTTTTCCCCAATTGATTATTTCTTTTGGACTTGCATGGACTTGAGCAAACCCAGAAAGAAGATTCGTCGGGTGTCCAGTATTTGTAAGTGCTCAATTTGCCCtaattttaagtttttaattttttcCCCAATTAATTGTTTCTTTTGCAGGATAAACAAAGATAGTGTAAATTTTTTATGTTTTTTGATGATGAGCTTCCAAACCAACATTACAAAGATCTGCTATACAAAATGCATTTGGAAATTAAGAAATTGAACCCTCAAATTCATGATCTTGAGATTCGAAACTCACAGAAGACTTAGCTATTTTCAAGAAAAATCTGTAAGTTTATGATAAGTTGTTTTCAACTATGATAGCAATTGTGGTTGTCGTGCGTGTATTAGTTGCTGTTTTGATAGTTAGATGAATGTATGTGACTGCTCTTTTTATGtcttttggcttcaaattatgtgtTTCAATTTGACAATTAGTGCAGAAATTGGTTACAACAAGATGAACTAAGATAAGGTTTGCGATTCTTTCAATGCGTATTCATTGTACATTCAGTTTACATTGCAAAGTAACTCACCCAAACTTTTAACTATGATAGCAATTGTGGTTGTCTTGTGTGTATTAGTTGCTATTTTGATAGTTAGATGAATGTATGTGACTGTCATTTTTATGtcttttggcttcaaattatgtgtTTCAATTTGACAATTAGTGCAGAAATTGGTTACAACAAGATGAACTAAGATAAGGTTTGTGATTCTTTCAATGTGTATTCATTGTACATTTAGTTTACATTGCAAAGTAACTCACCCAAACGATACAAAAAAGTAACTCACCCATATTTAATGATGTATTTGATGATGTTAGTTAATGATCTAATGATGCTAATTGAATACTACCCATTTTCCCATTACTTAATTTGGATAGAATTAATTACTACCATATTGAACTCTGCatttaagaaaataaaaaataatgtATTACGTACTATAATATACTGAACATAAACAAACAAAATAAATGGAATCCTTCCTTTTAAGGTTGTTAAAGTTTGGATCAGAAGAAATTGTTCTCCATCATATATCAAAATATAGAAAGGGACTAATGGTGACAGTTTTAAGCAACACCAAGTCAATAGCAAAGTGCAGACCAATATACAACCGCTAAGAAGGAATCACCTCTTTGGGTGTTCTCTTTTGTGTAGTATTAGTTTTATAGTTTTATTAGAGGCTCTTTTCCTCTGATATGACTCTTGTAATATTTGAAGGCGCTTAATTAGTTTGAAATAACTGTCAAAAAACACTTAATTAGCatttatttttatttgttaatAGTCATGTTAGATATAACAATATAAATAACATCAAAATCCACATAATACAAAGGAAAAATGGAAGCAATATAATCAACTGATCATAAGTAATAGCAATTACTACTAACATTTACATTAATTAACTGGGTAACATTTATtcaaaatctaaaaaataccaacaTAAATCTAGTTTTTTTCTACTAATATTTACATTCACCGGGTAACATACCCAAATCGGTATGCAAAAACACCCAACTCATAGGCCCAAAAACATGACATGCATTCTGGTATCCTCATTTCAAACCCACTCCCTCAGATGTGTGGAAAATAACCTTTGTGGCTGGAGATAGGGCAACGCGTTGCCAATTCATCAAAAGGACGGCGGTTATGTAACCATAATTCATGCAACAAATGAAAAACCTTGGTTCTCACCGCAACCACCAAGTCCGGCACGGGTGGGAAAGTTTTAGTCAAAACTTGTAATCCGACATGCTTTGCTTCTATTTGGTGAGAGCCAAACATGatcaaaccataaacataaaccgcCTCTATAATTTGGCTGTTCGCAGCTTCTTCTAAAAGACGAAGCCCTAATTTGGTGTaagatttatcaaaataatttatcAAACCCATGCGAAAAATCGCATTAGGGTTTCCAAAAAAATAACAACGTTCGATAATATGATCCATCTTAGCTTTTCTCCAAGGTACGAGATCCCGCCTATCTAAGGATATCCTTTTACAAATCAAAGGATCGTCGGAAAGATTCAAAAAGCTTGTGCAAACCAACTTGAGTATGAACAACTGCTTGGATGATTCCTGACCAACTTGAGATAAAATTTCCACAAGCATATCTTGTGGAAGAGTTTCAAGTAT
The window above is part of the Rutidosis leptorrhynchoides isolate AG116_Rl617_1_P2 chromosome 1, CSIRO_AGI_Rlap_v1, whole genome shotgun sequence genome. Proteins encoded here:
- the LOC139900859 gene encoding putative F-box protein At1g67623, with product MEEVTQENILETLPQDMLVEILSQVGQESSKQLFILKLVCTSFLNLSDDPLICKRISLDRRDLVPWRKAKMDHIIERCYFFGNPNAIFRMGLINYFDKSYTKLGLRLLEEAANSQIIEAVYVYGLIMFGSHQIEAKHVGLQVLTKTFPPVPDLVVAVRTKVFHLLHELWLHNRRPFDELATRCPISSHKGYFPHI